A genome region from Pangasianodon hypophthalmus isolate fPanHyp1 chromosome 11, fPanHyp1.pri, whole genome shotgun sequence includes the following:
- the mccc1 gene encoding methylcrotonoyl-CoA carboxylase subunit alpha, mitochondrial: MAAAVLQVRVNQALRAQLQKLIWSRGAVRHASVGRIEKVIIANRGEIACRVMRTAKKMGIRSVAVYSDADRHSMHVAMADEAYHIGAAPSQQSYLCMEKVLEVAKKSSAQAVHPGYGFLSENTEFAELCKQEGIIFIGPPSSAIRDMGIKSTSKHIMSAAGVPIIEGYHGEDQSDEKLQAEAARIGYPVMIKAVRGGGGKGMRIARSEAEFHEQLESARREARKSFNDDVMLVEKFVDNPRHVEVQVFGDQHGNAVYLFERDCSVQRRHQKIIEEAPGPGISPEVRRKLGEAAVRAAKAVNYVGAGTVEFIMDAQHNFYFMEMNTRLQVEHPVSEMITGTDLVEWQLRVAAGEKLPLSQDEIVLRGHSFEARIYAEDPNNDFLPGAGPLLHLSTPQEETHTRIETGVRQGDEVSAHYDPMIAKLVVWGEDRSAALKKLRYCLRQYNIVGLNTNIDFLLSLSGHAEFEAGNVHTSFIQQHYDQLFPKPTALGGDVLCQAALGLLLQEREHTLELLHQSHDMFSPFGSGNGNRLNVLYCRNLTLQLGENKVTVAVTYNPDGTYSMETGGQVFQVLGELQKVGEATYLRCSVNGVLSQPKLVILDNAVHLFSMEGSADVKVPLPKFLAGVSSSGAQDGAVAPMTGTIEKVLVKVGDAVQKGDPLMVMIAMKMEHTIRAPKAGVIKKVLFKEGSQANRHAALVEMEEEQEEAAQS, from the exons ATGGCTGCTGCTGTCCTGCAAGTGCGAGTCAACCAGGCTCTGAGAGCACAGCTACA GAAGCTGATATGGAGCAGAGGAGCAGTGAGACACGCGTCTGTGG GGAGGATAGAGAAAGTCATCATTGCTAACCGAGGAGAGATAGCATGCAGAGTGATGCGCACAGCGAAAAAGATGGGTATTCGTTCTGTGGCTGTGTACAGTGATGCTGACAGGCACTCCATGCATGTGGCCATG GCAGATGAAGCGTACCATATCGGAGCAGCACCGTCACAACAAAGTTATTTATGCATGGAGAAAGTTCTAGAAGTTGCCAAGAAATCCTCGGCACAG GCTGTCCACCCTGGATATGGCTTCCTGTCTGAGAACACAGAGTTTGCTGAACTGTGCAAACAGGAAGGCATCATCTTCATCGGGCCTCCATCGTCTGCGATTCGTGATATGGGCATCAAGAG CACGTCCAAACACATAATGTCTGCTGCGGGCGTTCCCATCATTGAGGGTTACCACGGTGAAGACCAATCAGATGAGAAGCTTCAAGCTGAAGCTGCCAGGATTGGTTATCCTGTTATGATCAAAGCTGTACGAGGTGGAGGTGGGAAG GGAATGCGTATTGCTCGCTCGGAAGCAGAATTTCATGAGCAGCTGGAATCTGCCAGAAGAGAAGCTCGGAAATCGTTCAATGATGACGTCATGCTGGTGGAGAAGTTTGTGGACAACCCCAG GCACGTGGAGGTGCAGGTGTTTGGGGATCAACATGGTAATGCTGTGTATCTGTTTGAGAGAGACTGCAGTGTGCAGAGGAGACACCAGAAGATCATAGAAGAAGCACCAGGG cCTGGTATTAGTCCTGAAGTGAGGCGTAAACTGGGAGAAGCCGCTGTCCGGGCAGCTAAAGCAGTAAACTATGTTGGAGCAG GCACTGTGGAGTTCATCATGGATGCTCAGCACAATTTCTACTTCATGGAGATGAACACTCGTTTGCAGGTGGAGCACCCCGTGTCTGAGATGATCACTGGTACAGACCTGGTGGAGTGGCAGCTCAGG GTGGCCGCTGGAGAGAAGCTTCCTCTCTCTCAGGATGAGATTGTGCTCCGAGGTCACTCGTTTGAGGCTCGAATCTATGCTGAAGACCCCAATAACGACTTCCTGCCCGGAGCCGGACCCCTGCTGCACCTTTCCACACCACaggaggagacacacacacgcatcgaGACCGGAGTACGGCAAG GAGATGAGGTTTCGGCTCATTATGACCCCATGATTGCCAAGCTGGTGGTTTGGGGAGAGGATCGCTCAGCTGCTCTGAAGAAACTGCGCTACTGCTTACGCCAGTACAAT ATTGTGGGTCTCAACACCAACATCGATTTCCTGTTAAGTCTTTCGGGTCATGCGGAGTTTGAGGCGGGAAACGTTCACACCAGCTTCATCCAGCAGCACTATGATCAGCTGTTTCCCAAACCGACTGCACTGGGAGGAGACGTGCTGTGTCAGGCCGCCCTTGGACTTCTGCTGCaggagagagaacacacactgGAGTTACTGCACCAGTCACATG ACATGTTCTCTCCTTTCGGCTCGGGTAACGGAAACCGGCTCAATGTGCTCTACTGCAGGAACCTGACACTACAGCTGGGGGAAAACA AAGTTACAGTAGCTGTGACCTACAATCCAGATGGGACGTACAGCAtggag actggaGGCCAGGTGTTCCAGGTGTTAGGTGAGCTGCAGAAAGTGGGCGAGGCCACATACCTGCGCTGCTCTGTGAATGGAGTCCTGTCTCAACCCAAACTGGTCATACTGGACAACGCAGTTCATCTCTTCTCCATG GAGGGCAGTGCAGACGTGAAAGTGCCTTTACCAAAGTTCTTGGCTGGTGTGAGTTCTTCTGGGGCACAAGATGGCGCTGTGGCACCTATGACTGGAACCATTGAGAAG GTCCTTGTGAAGGTCGGAGATGCCGTGCAGAAGGGAGATCCTCTCATGGTGATGATCGCAATGAAGATGGAG caCACGATCCGAGCTCCTAAAGCAGGTGTCATTAAGAAGGTCCTGTTTAAAGAAGGTTCACAGGCCAATCGTCACGCAGCACTGGTGGAAATGGAAGAGGAACAGGAGGAAGCGGCACAATCATGA